From Oncorhynchus mykiss isolate Arlee chromosome 25, USDA_OmykA_1.1, whole genome shotgun sequence, a single genomic window includes:
- the LOC110505463 gene encoding coiled-coil domain-containing protein 9B isoform X1 encodes MACYIPVRQLSTVGQVEVGIEYQHLHDESGYVVEGRDRSDYATSSDVMLKKEQKDVELDKKIEALRRKNEALMKRYQEVEEDKKRAEEEGMALQSPKGNAGDLTITINKSTTEPRVVMTKPGTGGSPTPKGVQELGEREAEGNLLGSGRGRRKQLLVTMAGNTKGKRVVSERLERRPGPGPPGLLNVKSLTEDGLHQHLVESAGRGKHQHTNTAKKDTGPQDEGGQGKGVTEERHWLSECEPYYQKSEGPGLAGDTDLTIPTSKEEQQEYLRWKKEREQIDRERVARHRNANGQWRRAWDMDKTENMFSDKSPEERVQGPPDRGGRNARRGYPKSNHESRVQKPRGRDKGVKKVPVVSSKAKGKDRLTGRARRWDASEDGDDLQASETSLEEFLEELDALGGPDVDDSTAETPEVKDVYLKIESFLTPDVVKTEEVSGPVNPALDQADWLHAPADPSEEGTPRQEKAKESSPRAAEKKVRFSVELNGPGAYEQTPGQEGSELSDSSKTECAESGHDSVLTPVFPTSHSNVEDAAPPQENAVQPLEHAKSNSNRNTEELIDSSLSVLRLESGETHPTHTTSTDKARENGKIV; translated from the exons acctccagtgacGTCATGCTGAAGAAGGAGCAGAAGGATGTGGAGCTGGATAAAAAGATCGAGGCTCTCCGCAGGAAGAATGAAGCCCTCATGAAGAGGTATCAG gaggtagaggaggacaaaaagagagcagaggaggaaggAATGGCACTGCAGAGCCCCAAGGGCAACGCAGGGGACTTGACCATCACCATCAACAAGTCTACCACC GAGCCTCGTGTTGTGATGACCAAACCAGGCACGGGTGGTTCTCCCACCCCAAAGGGGGTCCAGGAGCTTGGGGAGAGGGAGGCGGAGGGGAACCTGTTGGGCTCAGGACGGGGCAGGAGGAAGCAGCTACTGGTCACCATGGCTGGCAACACAAAG GGTAAGAGGGTGGTGAGCGAGAGGCTGGAGAGAAGACCAGGTCCAGGTCCCCCCGGTCTGCTGAATGTGAAGAGCCTTACAGAGGATGGCTTGCACCAGCACCTTGTGGAATCAGCAGGCAGAGGAAAACACCAGCACACTAACACAGCAAAGAAGGACACGGGACCACAG gatGAAGGGGGGCAGGGAAAGGGTGTGACAGAGGAGCGTCACTGGCTGTCAGAGTGTGAGCCTTACTACCAG AAGTCTGAGGGGCCAGGCCTGGCAGGTGACACAGACCTCACCATTCCCACGTCCAAAGAGGAGCAGCAGGAGTACCTGCGCTGGAAGAAGGAGCGTGAGCAGATCGACCGGGAGCGTGTGGCCCGCCACAGAAATGCCAATGGCCAGTGGAGGCGGGCATGGGACATGGACAAAACAGAGAATAT GTTTTCAGATAAATCTCCCGAGGAGAGAGTACAGGGGCCTCCAGATAGAG GAGGAAGAAATGCAAGAAGAGGTTACCCCAAATCAAATCATGAGTCACGGG TTCAGAAACCACGGGGCAGAGACAAGGGGGTTAAAAAAGTGCCTGTGGTCAGCAGTAAAGCCAAGGGCAAGGATCGGCTGACTGGCAGGGCCAGGAG ATGGGATGCCAGCGAGGATGGGGATGATTTGCAG GCCTCCGAGACAAGTTTGGAGGAATTCTTAGAAGAGCTTGATGCTTTGGGTGGACCTGACGTAGACGACTCCACTGCAGAAACTCCAGAGGTCAAAGATGTTTACCTCAAAATTGAGTCTTTCCTGACCCCGGATGTGGTGAAGACTGAGGAGGTGAGTGGACCCGTCAATCCTGCCCTGGACCAAGCCGACTGGCTCCACGCCCCAGCCGACCCCTCAGAGGAGGGTACACCCAGACAGGAGAAGGCTAAGGAATCGTCCCCTCGAGCTGCAGAGAAGAAGGTCCGCTTCTCGGTGGAGCTCAATGGGCCCGGGGCCTACGAGCAGACACCGGGGCAGGAGGGCTCTGAGCTTTCCGATTCCTCCAAAACAGAGTGTGCTGAAAGCGGCCATGACAGTGTGCTCACCCCTGTTTTTCCCACTTCACACAGCAATGTCGAAGATGCTGCCCCTCCACAGGAGAATGCTGTCCAGCCTTTAGAACACGCTAAGAGCAATAGCAACAGAAATACAG AGGAACTGATTGACTCTAGTCTGTCTGTTCTGAGGCTGGAGTCAGGAGAGACTCACCCAACCCACACCACCAGCACTGACAAG GCAAGAGAAAATGGGAAGATTGTTTGA
- the LOC110505463 gene encoding coiled-coil domain-containing protein 9B isoform X2, with amino-acid sequence MERPTSSDVMLKKEQKDVELDKKIEALRRKNEALMKRYQEVEEDKKRAEEEGMALQSPKGNAGDLTITINKSTTEPRVVMTKPGTGGSPTPKGVQELGEREAEGNLLGSGRGRRKQLLVTMAGNTKGKRVVSERLERRPGPGPPGLLNVKSLTEDGLHQHLVESAGRGKHQHTNTAKKDTGPQDEGGQGKGVTEERHWLSECEPYYQKSEGPGLAGDTDLTIPTSKEEQQEYLRWKKEREQIDRERVARHRNANGQWRRAWDMDKTENMFSDKSPEERVQGPPDRGGRNARRGYPKSNHESRVQKPRGRDKGVKKVPVVSSKAKGKDRLTGRARRWDASEDGDDLQASETSLEEFLEELDALGGPDVDDSTAETPEVKDVYLKIESFLTPDVVKTEEVSGPVNPALDQADWLHAPADPSEEGTPRQEKAKESSPRAAEKKVRFSVELNGPGAYEQTPGQEGSELSDSSKTECAESGHDSVLTPVFPTSHSNVEDAAPPQENAVQPLEHAKSNSNRNTEELIDSSLSVLRLESGETHPTHTTSTDKARENGKIV; translated from the exons acctccagtgacGTCATGCTGAAGAAGGAGCAGAAGGATGTGGAGCTGGATAAAAAGATCGAGGCTCTCCGCAGGAAGAATGAAGCCCTCATGAAGAGGTATCAG gaggtagaggaggacaaaaagagagcagaggaggaaggAATGGCACTGCAGAGCCCCAAGGGCAACGCAGGGGACTTGACCATCACCATCAACAAGTCTACCACC GAGCCTCGTGTTGTGATGACCAAACCAGGCACGGGTGGTTCTCCCACCCCAAAGGGGGTCCAGGAGCTTGGGGAGAGGGAGGCGGAGGGGAACCTGTTGGGCTCAGGACGGGGCAGGAGGAAGCAGCTACTGGTCACCATGGCTGGCAACACAAAG GGTAAGAGGGTGGTGAGCGAGAGGCTGGAGAGAAGACCAGGTCCAGGTCCCCCCGGTCTGCTGAATGTGAAGAGCCTTACAGAGGATGGCTTGCACCAGCACCTTGTGGAATCAGCAGGCAGAGGAAAACACCAGCACACTAACACAGCAAAGAAGGACACGGGACCACAG gatGAAGGGGGGCAGGGAAAGGGTGTGACAGAGGAGCGTCACTGGCTGTCAGAGTGTGAGCCTTACTACCAG AAGTCTGAGGGGCCAGGCCTGGCAGGTGACACAGACCTCACCATTCCCACGTCCAAAGAGGAGCAGCAGGAGTACCTGCGCTGGAAGAAGGAGCGTGAGCAGATCGACCGGGAGCGTGTGGCCCGCCACAGAAATGCCAATGGCCAGTGGAGGCGGGCATGGGACATGGACAAAACAGAGAATAT GTTTTCAGATAAATCTCCCGAGGAGAGAGTACAGGGGCCTCCAGATAGAG GAGGAAGAAATGCAAGAAGAGGTTACCCCAAATCAAATCATGAGTCACGGG TTCAGAAACCACGGGGCAGAGACAAGGGGGTTAAAAAAGTGCCTGTGGTCAGCAGTAAAGCCAAGGGCAAGGATCGGCTGACTGGCAGGGCCAGGAG ATGGGATGCCAGCGAGGATGGGGATGATTTGCAG GCCTCCGAGACAAGTTTGGAGGAATTCTTAGAAGAGCTTGATGCTTTGGGTGGACCTGACGTAGACGACTCCACTGCAGAAACTCCAGAGGTCAAAGATGTTTACCTCAAAATTGAGTCTTTCCTGACCCCGGATGTGGTGAAGACTGAGGAGGTGAGTGGACCCGTCAATCCTGCCCTGGACCAAGCCGACTGGCTCCACGCCCCAGCCGACCCCTCAGAGGAGGGTACACCCAGACAGGAGAAGGCTAAGGAATCGTCCCCTCGAGCTGCAGAGAAGAAGGTCCGCTTCTCGGTGGAGCTCAATGGGCCCGGGGCCTACGAGCAGACACCGGGGCAGGAGGGCTCTGAGCTTTCCGATTCCTCCAAAACAGAGTGTGCTGAAAGCGGCCATGACAGTGTGCTCACCCCTGTTTTTCCCACTTCACACAGCAATGTCGAAGATGCTGCCCCTCCACAGGAGAATGCTGTCCAGCCTTTAGAACACGCTAAGAGCAATAGCAACAGAAATACAG AGGAACTGATTGACTCTAGTCTGTCTGTTCTGAGGCTGGAGTCAGGAGAGACTCACCCAACCCACACCACCAGCACTGACAAG GCAAGAGAAAATGGGAAGATTGTTTGA
- the LOC110505463 gene encoding coiled-coil domain-containing protein 9B isoform X3: MLKKEQKDVELDKKIEALRRKNEALMKRYQEVEEDKKRAEEEGMALQSPKGNAGDLTITINKSTTEPRVVMTKPGTGGSPTPKGVQELGEREAEGNLLGSGRGRRKQLLVTMAGNTKGKRVVSERLERRPGPGPPGLLNVKSLTEDGLHQHLVESAGRGKHQHTNTAKKDTGPQDEGGQGKGVTEERHWLSECEPYYQKSEGPGLAGDTDLTIPTSKEEQQEYLRWKKEREQIDRERVARHRNANGQWRRAWDMDKTENMFSDKSPEERVQGPPDRGGRNARRGYPKSNHESRVQKPRGRDKGVKKVPVVSSKAKGKDRLTGRARRWDASEDGDDLQASETSLEEFLEELDALGGPDVDDSTAETPEVKDVYLKIESFLTPDVVKTEEVSGPVNPALDQADWLHAPADPSEEGTPRQEKAKESSPRAAEKKVRFSVELNGPGAYEQTPGQEGSELSDSSKTECAESGHDSVLTPVFPTSHSNVEDAAPPQENAVQPLEHAKSNSNRNTEELIDSSLSVLRLESGETHPTHTTSTDKARENGKIV, encoded by the exons ATGCTGAAGAAGGAGCAGAAGGATGTGGAGCTGGATAAAAAGATCGAGGCTCTCCGCAGGAAGAATGAAGCCCTCATGAAGAGGTATCAG gaggtagaggaggacaaaaagagagcagaggaggaaggAATGGCACTGCAGAGCCCCAAGGGCAACGCAGGGGACTTGACCATCACCATCAACAAGTCTACCACC GAGCCTCGTGTTGTGATGACCAAACCAGGCACGGGTGGTTCTCCCACCCCAAAGGGGGTCCAGGAGCTTGGGGAGAGGGAGGCGGAGGGGAACCTGTTGGGCTCAGGACGGGGCAGGAGGAAGCAGCTACTGGTCACCATGGCTGGCAACACAAAG GGTAAGAGGGTGGTGAGCGAGAGGCTGGAGAGAAGACCAGGTCCAGGTCCCCCCGGTCTGCTGAATGTGAAGAGCCTTACAGAGGATGGCTTGCACCAGCACCTTGTGGAATCAGCAGGCAGAGGAAAACACCAGCACACTAACACAGCAAAGAAGGACACGGGACCACAG gatGAAGGGGGGCAGGGAAAGGGTGTGACAGAGGAGCGTCACTGGCTGTCAGAGTGTGAGCCTTACTACCAG AAGTCTGAGGGGCCAGGCCTGGCAGGTGACACAGACCTCACCATTCCCACGTCCAAAGAGGAGCAGCAGGAGTACCTGCGCTGGAAGAAGGAGCGTGAGCAGATCGACCGGGAGCGTGTGGCCCGCCACAGAAATGCCAATGGCCAGTGGAGGCGGGCATGGGACATGGACAAAACAGAGAATAT GTTTTCAGATAAATCTCCCGAGGAGAGAGTACAGGGGCCTCCAGATAGAG GAGGAAGAAATGCAAGAAGAGGTTACCCCAAATCAAATCATGAGTCACGGG TTCAGAAACCACGGGGCAGAGACAAGGGGGTTAAAAAAGTGCCTGTGGTCAGCAGTAAAGCCAAGGGCAAGGATCGGCTGACTGGCAGGGCCAGGAG ATGGGATGCCAGCGAGGATGGGGATGATTTGCAG GCCTCCGAGACAAGTTTGGAGGAATTCTTAGAAGAGCTTGATGCTTTGGGTGGACCTGACGTAGACGACTCCACTGCAGAAACTCCAGAGGTCAAAGATGTTTACCTCAAAATTGAGTCTTTCCTGACCCCGGATGTGGTGAAGACTGAGGAGGTGAGTGGACCCGTCAATCCTGCCCTGGACCAAGCCGACTGGCTCCACGCCCCAGCCGACCCCTCAGAGGAGGGTACACCCAGACAGGAGAAGGCTAAGGAATCGTCCCCTCGAGCTGCAGAGAAGAAGGTCCGCTTCTCGGTGGAGCTCAATGGGCCCGGGGCCTACGAGCAGACACCGGGGCAGGAGGGCTCTGAGCTTTCCGATTCCTCCAAAACAGAGTGTGCTGAAAGCGGCCATGACAGTGTGCTCACCCCTGTTTTTCCCACTTCACACAGCAATGTCGAAGATGCTGCCCCTCCACAGGAGAATGCTGTCCAGCCTTTAGAACACGCTAAGAGCAATAGCAACAGAAATACAG AGGAACTGATTGACTCTAGTCTGTCTGTTCTGAGGCTGGAGTCAGGAGAGACTCACCCAACCCACACCACCAGCACTGACAAG GCAAGAGAAAATGGGAAGATTGTTTGA